TGCAGTGTTGAAAGTATCCAATGCCTGAATGAATGACAATAAATATGTAGCATTTATAAATCTGCGTTTTGAATCTTTTGATCTCAGAAGAGTCAAGTAAAAACCAAAAAATGACAAAGCATTGTCTTAATTAACTCTCTTTGACATCATTATCTTGTTCAGTAAGCAATGAAATGATCAtatcagagagaaaaaaaataatatccaaTAATCAATGACATAAATTTTCTCCAGCATTCAGAAATAGGCATATTCTCCTGCACTCAGAAATAGGCATATGAAACCTCCATGCATAGGTGGTGGATTAGATTTACTATTTTCAAAGATAATCTATGCTTCCAAACAAATTCAGGCAAAAAGTCCAAGGTGCATCAGACATAAGTGTGTGCACGTGCACGCACGTGCGCATGTACATACACATGCGTATGTTCATGCATGCATGTGCTGGAGGGGGAAAAACTCATGTTAATGTTTCATAATTTAGTTTATGCACATTGGGAGGtgcccaatatatatatatatatgtgtgtgtgtgtgtgtgtgtgtgtgtgtgtgtgcatacgtatgtgtgtgtgtgtgtatgtatatgtatatatattcttTAGGATCAACTTCATGAATACCAATCTCTATTTGTTCTAGTATAAGCAACACCTCTTATCATGCAAATCAGATGCTCACAAATTTGATGCACATGTAAATATGTCTATGTCTTTCCAGTTTCTGCAGTTACAATCCTTCCACATAAATACAAGGCACTCTTTATCACCAGGCTTCTGTAGCCTTCATTGCAaatatcatctcaatctgatttgcAACAAAATTTCCGAGGCAAACAAAATTATAAGAGGTTGAAGACGCATATGATGTTGAAGGCAAACATATGCAAGATTATGATGTCAAAGGCAAACATATGCAAGATTATGATGTTGAAGATGCATGATGAAATAGAAATAATTAAGTATAACATTGGAAATTTAGGAGTTGAGGTGAAATTAACTCGAATGAGATGACCATTTACTGCAAAAATTATAAGAGGTCTGACAACGAGTGGGTTAAGATCTTAAGGAAGGTCCTATAAAGATGATAGGAAgaaccaagatcacctgaaaatTGGTTGGGGGAGATTTTGTATGTTTTCTTAGACTAAAGAATTAGCTTTGTGCAGATTGTGCGCAAATAGGAGCTTTCTAGTTATGGTATTTCTTTTGAATTGCAACTTAAGCAAACAGCACAATTAACACTCTTACTATGGTTTCCAAGGTTCCGACAGTGTCCAAGCAAATCACAAGGTACAATAGGGGGTTGTGGTGCTGCTATTTGACGTTTTGTATGATAATCCATAGTCAGTCCACACCGAACTGCATTGTTGATGACCAAAATCTTGGCTCATCATTGTGAGTGATGTTAAAATCAACTCAATGTTTGCAAACTACCTTAATGAAGAAAGAGTATGATATTGCAGTTATGTGCTGATAAGCTAACAAAAGCATAAGCACCCATTAGAAACTGCAATTACTGATTCAGACCTCACCTTGTTCAAGTAAATTAACTGAATAATGATGCAGGTGATTGCAACCATAGTAAACACCCATGTCTGAAAATAACCAGCCTGGTTGATGCCTTCAATTGTAAGCTTAATGGCAATTCCTATGGCCTTTATACTCATCACCTAACCAACAATAAACATGCATGAAGATCACACACTTCAGCAATCACACAACCACGGCATACGAAATATTCAAACAGAACTGAAAGCTGACAACAATTACCGTCAAAGATCCAATAGTGGAACATATGCCCAAGTACACCATTATGTTTGTCTGCCCATACCGCGGAGAGCAATGCAACATCAGAACCAGCGACACCGCCGCTACCGAAGCTGCATACAAAAGAAAGGCTGGAGGAAGCACAAAAATAATTCCAAACCATGCGTCAGAGACAACAGACATCAACAAAACAAGGAAAACCCTAATGACAAGAATCATAAAAATTGTACCTGGCTGAGTTGCCAGATCCCAAATCTGCTCCACGGAGCTTGGGGTCTTCTCCTCTGGGGCATGAAGCACGATCACCGTGGACCCCGCGATACAAAGCACACAGCCCAACACACCCATCCTCTGGAGCTTCTCCTTGAGAATGAAATGAGCCAAAACAGCACTGCCCAATCGATTTCCCCAATCAAAGCTCATCTCAAGAGAACAAATAAAAATCCAGAATGGAACTACAAGCCAAATAAGGCGTCCAGTGTTCCTCTAAATTTTCTCATTCCCTACCTCACTATGATGCTCAAAGCCCCTAACGGCGTCACCAGAACCGCGGGGGCAAACATATAGGCCACAAAATTGGAAATTTCTCCAACAATCACTGCCAAGATACAAGCTCTCTGAGTTTTCTGATGAGAATCCGCCAAAAAAATGTTTTAATTAGATGGAATTGAAGAGAATAGAACTTACTGGTGATCATTCCCACCCACCAGAGCGGCTCCAGGAGATACCCGTACCCACCTACGCCTTAAGAATCGAACGGAAAGGAAGCTCTTTGCCTCAGCATGGTGATCGAGATGATATGAAGGTTAGGGTAAGGATTCAGGAGAGGAAACGTACCGGCGCGGGCACCGGCGGCACCGGCGCGCTTGAGgcccttcttcttgaagatgaaGCTGGCGCCGATGAAGGCGCTGGAGGCGACGGCGAGGATGAGGCCCTTGAGGTTGTCGGCAAATAgggcggcggaggaggaggaccCGGCCGGCGGCAGGCCGCCGTTGGTCGGAGAGCGGTCCATCGGTGGGGCGGCGGACGGCAGTTCATCTAGAAGCCCCGCCAGGTGGATCTCATCGAGCGCGAAGGGCGGGTGGGAGCGCCCAACAGAATATTTATTAGTAATCGAAAATACAAAAAGAACCCAGAAGGGTGTTGACTGGAGATCCGAAGACAGACAGATCacacagagagagatggagaACAGTTGTTGGTAGAATTATTTTTTTGTTAGAGAGAACATGATATGTAACCCTAGGGAGAaagataatactaatatatatatggaagaccttttttcttattttatcattttatattatgttaatatatggTTTAagataatggaaaaaaaaattgaatttctaGTATGTTACTTTTATTATTatgtaagcaaaaaaaaaaaaagaaaaatatagatcAGCTTGCAAGTCTATGGTGCCTCGAGTAAGTTAGAAGACATTTGATTACCAGTGAAAAAAATTGTTTTTCATCAAATTTAATGAAAtaagtaaattttgattaaataaatagTAAGCATAGCCTTTTTCTGAAGgtgtttaattttattttaaagagatatttatttattaatagatTATTAATTCTTTGTAATACTTAATTAGGGGCTTAGTTTGGGCATCCTAACTGCCAGTCCAAAAGTTGCACGCGGACAGCACGTCCCACGGTGTTGGGATTGCAGCGGGTGGCCCCGCCGGGGTTTGGTGTCTACCGAAGTCACCGTCTCACCTGTAACGGATCTTGTAGTACCTTTCCGCGTTCAAaacgctttttttttttcttttggaagcCGGACGCTGCGATGGAAGGGTGGTGTTGTGGCTGACGAGGACTGGGAAGTGGGAGGTGTCGGGGAAAAAAAAGAACCACCAGATGGATAGTACAAAGAAAATTAATGGAGAAAGCGGTGGGGATCCGAAACCTCAAGCGGGATTAGATGTCGCCCAATTGCTATCAATCAATGCGGACCACCTCCGTAGATCTAGAAGGCATCAGAAGAAAGATTCAAAAGCTCTTGAATTGACTCCAGTGGAACAGTAGGATGCTCAAGTCtgagagaatttttttgatgGGAAGTAACGAGGAAGTGGAGGTAGAGTGAATTGTTGTAATGCTGGCATTGGGATGCTTTAAGGATTAATTGAACGATTACTTCCATGGACTTGGACTTGTCTTCTAGAGCTGTATCCTAATAAATTTGAAGTTGTCTTGCAGCAACTTGCTGGCATGGCGTAACAATCCTGTAGCTATTTCATACATAATAAAACTATCAGGACCTCATCCGCATTTGGATGGAAGGGTTGAGCTTTTCTCCAACATAAGAAGATTGTGCTCAGCTTGGATTGATTACCGAGTTCATAGGTCGTCGGATCAAGTTGAGCGACTTTGACTCTAGAGATCGGCTACTTCTGATTTGTTTGTCCCGACTTTCTGATTCGCTTAAGGGTCCTAATCAGAATATCCTGGAGGATCTTTGAGTGCACCTGATATGTCACATGTATCACGAGTTGGACGAATTTGATTGCAGTACATCATCTTGGTCATCTATTGGCGGATCGCACCTTATTAGACCAATTACAAATTTTCATTGAGAAATAGAAATGTTTCACATTGGCTGATTATTTTTACTGATAAAATTTTTGAGCAAGGATGCAAAATAGCCAAGATTAGTACAAGGatgtcaaaaattttagtagaggtgCTTATGACCTGGCTAAGTGGAAAAAGATAAAAGGTTTGACATCTCATACCTATCCATTTGCATCCTATTTCTACACTAGCATATTGACTGAACGGTAAGCAGGGTAAAGGAGCTTGTGTTGCAATATTTTCCTTTAAAAATAATTTGTTCTGTGATTCTTTGCCCTAGaggtttttcccttttttttcatgCAAAATCAAACACAGACACCTTGCCTAGGGAGAGAATGGAGACAATCATCTAGCCCAAATTTGCAATACTTTTGAAGTTGAGATCCTTTTCAACCCTTGACATAACAATTACATAGAGGATGAATTCTATGCGTATTGAGTTGTAGAAATATAAGTGTCCAATGAGTTAGGATACAATGCAATTAAGATTCATGTTTGATGCATGACTATTAGCATGCAGGTGTGCCGAcaatcttaccggtatcattcaTTAAATATAAGTCAAAGATCCCATCCCATTCCAGTGAAAGTTCATATCAAATCTAATAGGACGCATTCTTTCAGTTTAATACGTGGAAGATCTGTGGCTAATGAGAGAGGAGTGCGGTAGGTGGCTAAAATAAAAGCAAAATAAATGATCACTCATCAGCAATTAACTTAGCAGCCTATCAATTGTTTCCAAGTATTCAGTTGTAAGGTATTCATTTTTGGACTTCAGACACAAGGATAAGGAAGCCATTTCATTTGAAAAGACCTCAACAATTTGATTTGAATACAGGCCAATTTTGTGGGGACCCATGCTGTTGAATAAATCCATCAATCCCCTTTCCAGAAATATTTTGTGAATGCAAAATCTCTCAGAAACTACTAACCTTTTAGTTGTAGGCATCAAACTGACCAATTGGCTTTGTTGACCCATGAATGTTGCAGAGAAATCAAAAGAATACACCAACGTAGTCTTGAGATCTGTCTTGCTACTTTGAGGGCCCTAGTGCacaatctaatctgatcatataaATCCAAAAGCAGTTCAGTTATATACTTGTGCAATGAAAACTTTATCTTCAATATGTCTAAATTTTTGTGTGAACATATATCATTTTTGTCATGTCCTCACCCATCGCCTAGGCCGGCATGTCATAGATGGCCACACATGCCATAGGATTTAGCCTATAGGATAAGCAAGGCCTATCTAAATTACTTAATGTATAAATATACATCTCATCAAAGCAGGCAATGATAGAAGATAGAGCACCTAGAAAATTTCAATTGAGTAGATTATTTTCCTCCAAAGTTATACAACAAATGCTTTCAATAGAAACTTTACTCACAGAACGACAGTCTGGTATTCAATCTCTCGTAGTCACAAGCAAGATTGCCCTTTATTActatatatctttttattttatattctaattttttttgagacaATTAAATTGTTCCGTCAACATAACTTAAAGTATATAGATCGCATTGGGGCCTAGATTTCTctcatatattttatacggatgaTTGTATTTTATTTACTCATACTACCAATAGAGATGCTGTCTGCTTAGCTGCACTCATTGATGTTTATTCTCATCATTCTGGTCAAGTGATGAATTATGATAAGTTCCATATTATTTTTAGCCCTACCACACCTACCAGGGTCTCATATACTTACGCTGCTACCAGTTCAAGATAAAAGGTCTGCTAGGAAGTACCTGGGggttccttgatctcatcaacctGTTCTTACATCGGAAGTTAAGGTGACTAATAAGATTGCCACTTGGAAGTGGAAGTATTTGTCCCTCGTAGGTCGAGTTACATTACTTCAATCTATATTATCTTTCATACCTCTCCATGTTATCATCTGTTCTTGTTCCTTTGTTTATGACTTATGAGCTAGAGAGGGAATTAAAAAGGCTTTTCTTTAGGATCACCCTAGTGATCAAAGGGGTTTTTATCTATTGGCATGAGATCAAGCATGTTAATTTGCCTAAAGATCAAGGTCGCTTAAGATTACTTTCTTTGGTACAGCACAGGCATGATTGTTTTTGTAAATTAGCTATCAgattattttggatcctctttctcTATGGGCCCAGTTAGTTCATGCCAAATATCATTTTCCTAGCTCCTGTGTGCAGTATCAAAAACTTAGCATTGTTCTATCATTTGGGGGAAGATATGTGCTATTGGACCGGCGGTGCAGTTTCAATTTTAATGGTTTATTGATTCTGGTGAATCTATTAATGTTTTTACTGACCCTTGGATTTCTACTCTTCCTCTCATTGCACCGTCTACTTATGTTAACATTGATGCACAATGGCTTAATATGTCGGTGGCACAACTTATTTCTTCTTCAAGAACATGGCAGTTTGATCAGTTACAATCCTTATTTTCCACTAATATGATGACATAGATCCAATCTATACCTAGTACTACCGGTATCTGGTCTGATAAGCTTGTCAGGGGGTCAATTAACCTATCTTATATATCATGCAAAGAGGTAGCTCGATTGGCCTTAGCACAACAAAGATTTGCTCCATGTTTTTATGTGCTTGGATTTGGAAGCTACCTCTCTCACCCAGGGCAAAAACCTTTCGGGGGCACCTTGTTATTCTTCCCTTCCGACAACAGACTTGTGATCTTTGTCCAGGCAAGTTGAAGATTGTAATCATGTTATAATTGGTTGTTCTTTTGCTCATGACTACTGGCAGCAATTGTGCTACATGTACCATGTAGCTTTCTTTCCCATTGCTTCGCCGAAATTGTTTTCTTATATGTCTACTTCCTGAGTAGAGCAAGGAAAGAGACTACTTGTGGTATATGTTGCATGGCTAATGTGGTAGGCTCATTGTGAAAAGGCATCTAATCAAGCACAAATCACTCACTGTAGATTGTTTGCAAGGCATATGTTTTATGTGCCAATATGTCCCCTGCTAATGTATCTACAAATGTGCCATGCAGGTGCTGGGATAATTCTTCTTCAACCTTCCACTTTGTAACTTTTTCTTCCTTAGTGTCTTAGCTACCTCCTTCCTTTGGCACACTCAAGGTAAATTTTGATATATCTATGCTAACTAATAAGTCGCAGCTAGATATGTGATAGGGGATCATAATTCTAGGGTCATGCAAGCAGGAGGCGAACTTTTATTATCATCATCTATTCCTTTTACGGAACTTTTATTATCGAGTGGCAGATTACCCAGCTTGGAAGGCTCTTCTTAGTGATTTTAATTGGAATTCAAAGGATGTTATCGATCTATAATGTCTCCAACTTCTTCAAGCAGATGCTTATTGTATTGGTTTTAGGCGGCATCATTAATCCTTATGGTATTGTATTACATTCTTATCTAGTTGCTTCATTGATACTTGTCCTTCCATGTGGTTATTATTTCGTTCAGCTATTGTATCTCGGCAGGTTAGTCTGCAGATACATTTGGGGGCATACCTTGTTTCCACCAAGTTTTTGGCACCATGCTCTATTACTACATGTTCTCAGCCAATGCCAGGCTACCAGTATTGCCATTGCTAGCATGACATTGTGGATAATGGTTGTCACCTTTGT
Above is a genomic segment from Elaeis guineensis isolate ETL-2024a chromosome 1, EG11, whole genome shotgun sequence containing:
- the LOC105036650 gene encoding probable magnesium transporter NIPA6 isoform X2 — encoded protein: MDRSPTNGGLPPAGSSSSAALFADNLKGLILAVASSAFIGASFIFKKKGLKRAGAAGARAGVGGYGYLLEPLWWVGMITMIVGEISNFVAYMFAPAVLVTPLGALSIIVSAVLAHFILKEKLQRMGVLGCVLCIAGSTVIVLHAPEEKTPSSVEQIWDLATQPAFLLYAASVAAVSLVLMLHCSPRYGQTNIMVYLGICSTIGSLTVMSIKAIGIAIKLTIEGINQAGYFQTWVFTMVAITCIIIQLIYLNKALDTFNTAVVSPIYYAMFTTLTIFASAIMFKDWSGQSASKIASEICGIITVLSGTTVLHSTREPDPPSSADLYTPLPPKIFWHIQGNGELGKHKNDDLLSADFVTVVRQDYFT
- the LOC105036650 gene encoding probable magnesium transporter NIPA6 isoform X1, yielding MDRSPTNGGLPPAGSSSSAALFADNLKGLILAVASSAFIGASFIFKKKGLKRAGAAGARAGVGGYGYLLEPLWWVGMITMIVGEISNFVAYMFAPAVLVTPLGALSIIVSAVLAHFILKEKLQRMGVLGCVLCIAGSTVIVLHAPEEKTPSSVEQIWDLATQPAFLLYAASVAAVSLVLMLHCSPRYGQTNIMVYLGICSTIGSLTVMSIKAIGIAIKLTIEGINQAGYFQTWVFTMVAITCIIIQLIYLNKDWSGQSASKIASEICGIITVLSGTTVLHSTREPDPPSSADLYTPLPPKIFWHIQGNGELGKHKNDDLLSADFVTVVRQDYFT